The Nostoc sp. 'Lobaria pulmonaria (5183) cyanobiont' genome window below encodes:
- a CDS encoding DUF6985 domain-containing protein translates to MMKPPRSYYDAEFGQMRIEDNHWTLAECAVLGDRCVPICLDFEQGQIGELSSLQREAIRQALALPPDVLRITAPLVLQNYDVYRDMIGDEEMPPLANPIQVWDEVTFSYIYVPPHVEYDLHIATFKLIAECSWEPEHGLEVRFRNGVADDADQIGETGR, encoded by the coding sequence ATGATGAAACCCCCAAGGAGTTACTACGATGCTGAGTTTGGACAGATGAGAATCGAAGATAACCACTGGACTTTAGCAGAATGTGCTGTTTTGGGCGATCGCTGTGTACCGATTTGCCTGGATTTTGAACAGGGGCAGATTGGGGAACTTTCATCGCTCCAGCGTGAAGCTATTCGGCAAGCTCTAGCCTTGCCACCTGATGTGTTACGCATCACTGCTCCTCTGGTGCTGCAAAATTATGATGTATATCGTGACATGATTGGAGATGAGGAAATGCCGCCCCTGGCTAATCCCATTCAGGTCTGGGATGAGGTCACTTTCTCATATATCTATGTGCCGCCCCACGTTGAGTATGACCTGCATATTGCTACCTTTAAGTTGATAGCTGAGTGTTCCTGGGAGCCAGAACACGGCTTAGAAGTGCGCTTTCGCAATGGAGTAGCAGACGATGCAGATCAGATAGGTGAAACAGGACGGTAA
- a CDS encoding anion transporter — protein sequence MIVFRYIIIGLTYIGLGLGYLPGLRMNRASIALVGASLLIGFGVLDLKEAWQAIDYKTLIFLFGMMVISTNLAYAGFFQLTLDTVTHFTRSPLGLLIVLTFGSGILSAFFLNDTIALILTPLVLGLTQTLNLNPIPYLLALAGATNLGSVATLSGNPQNILIGSFSGISYLDFAKALTPIALVSLLIQIGLLWWLYPDVRSTKSCPSVTPVRYRIFKPLLTKSLLITGGLLIAFLIGIPPAQATLVAAGLLFITRRIKPQRVLNKVDWDLLVMFSGLFIVTAGVEKLGILNLFSGLVYTPLNILGITALLSNLVSNVPAVLLLQHLLPHPDTKTWLLLAAGSTLAGNLTLLGSVANLIVAEAVAKLGYQLSFWEHLRFGLPLTVLTLILAYFWI from the coding sequence ATGATTGTTTTCAGATACATCATTATTGGGCTGACTTATATAGGTTTGGGTTTAGGATATTTACCTGGTTTACGGATGAACCGAGCCAGTATTGCTTTAGTTGGTGCATCTTTGCTGATAGGATTTGGGGTATTAGACCTCAAAGAAGCATGGCAAGCGATAGACTATAAAACGCTGATTTTCCTGTTTGGCATGATGGTAATCAGCACAAACTTAGCTTACGCTGGTTTTTTCCAATTAACCCTTGATACAGTTACACACTTTACCCGCAGCCCTTTGGGTTTACTGATTGTTTTAACTTTTGGCAGTGGAATTCTCTCTGCTTTTTTTTTAAACGATACCATTGCTCTAATTTTGACTCCTTTGGTTCTCGGATTAACCCAAACTTTGAACCTCAATCCTATTCCTTACTTACTTGCCTTAGCTGGAGCAACTAATCTAGGTTCAGTAGCTACCTTAAGTGGTAATCCGCAAAATATTCTGATTGGTTCCTTCTCTGGTATCAGCTATCTCGATTTTGCGAAAGCATTGACTCCCATCGCATTAGTAAGTTTGTTGATCCAAATTGGGTTATTGTGGTGGCTTTATCCTGATGTCCGTTCTACTAAGTCTTGTCCGAGTGTAACCCCCGTGCGTTACCGCATATTTAAACCGTTACTTACTAAAAGCCTATTGATCACCGGAGGACTATTAATTGCATTCTTAATTGGGATACCCCCAGCCCAAGCAACACTCGTAGCTGCTGGTTTACTGTTCATTACTAGGCGAATCAAACCGCAACGAGTTTTAAATAAAGTGGATTGGGATTTACTGGTAATGTTTTCTGGACTATTTATTGTGACTGCTGGAGTAGAAAAATTAGGAATATTGAATTTATTTAGCGGTTTAGTTTATACTCCCCTAAACATATTAGGAATTACTGCTCTGCTTTCAAATTTAGTTTCTAATGTTCCAGCAGTATTGTTACTACAACATTTACTTCCCCATCCAGACACCAAAACCTGGTTACTATTAGCAGCAGGATCTACCTTAGCAGGTAATCTAACTTTGTTAGGTTCAGTTGCCAATTTAATTGTTGCTGAGGCTGTTGCAAAACTTGGTTATCAATTGTCATTCTGGGAACATCTACGTTTTGGTCTACCGTTAACTGTGCTGACTCTCATCCTGGCTTATTTTTGGATTTAG